A genome region from Brassica oleracea var. oleracea cultivar TO1000 chromosome C2, BOL, whole genome shotgun sequence includes the following:
- the LOC106325482 gene encoding uncharacterized protein LOC106325482, giving the protein MKKTHQRPDGTYVDERARLVAETYEKHVEERLGQLESSGLDNVTLENLDQCEKNEIYVKAAGMSKLGRVFGLGALHSKILPACDVSSNAPEASEEVEMITQRLQEVEAELKQSREENLQFQKRLENMETLVQSITNLSV; this is encoded by the exons ATGAAGAAAACTCATCAAAGACCTGACGGAACATACGTTGATGAGCGTGCTCGCTTGGTTGCAGAAACTTATGAGAAGCACGTGGAAGAACGTTTGGGACAGCTCGAATCTTCTGGTCTAGATAATGTAACACTTGAGAATCTTGACCAGTGTGAAAAAAATGAAATTTATGTCAAG GCTGCTGGAATGTCTAAACTGGGACGTGTCTTTGGACTTGGAGCATTACACAGTAAGATTTTACCAGCTTGTGATGTTTCGTCGAATGCACCCGAAGCTTCTGAAGAAGTTGAAATGATAACACAAAGATTGCAAGAAGTGGAAGCAGAACTAAAACAGAGCCGTGAAGAGAATCTACAGTTTCAGAAAAGACTTGAGAATATGGAGACTCTTGTTCAGTCTATCACAAATCTAAGTGTCTAG